From the Candida dubliniensis CD36 chromosome 2, complete sequence genome, the window GGGAATCTTTCTGGAGGGTCAAGGAAAAACAATTCcacaattttattaaaacttcaacaatataataaattaatgattcaattgaaaaaaattgaatttgaattacaaaatgtcaaacaagaattatcaagaatggatttattaattagtTCTACTAGAAGTAtacaaaatgaaattaatttaaaacGTCATGAATTATCTTTGTTGgagaaaaaattggataatAATCCAGCAGCattaatattgaaacaaaatgatttaaatcaacaagaaattgttaGATTAactgaagaaattgaaaccaccaaaaagaaatgtgttgaatataaacaagaaattatcactattgaaaaagatattactgaatttaataatgataaagggtcgaaaataaattgtttgaaaaaagaagtagctaaattaaaacaacaagttGTTACTAAAGAACAAGCTTTGGAGAGTCAAACTGATAAATTTCAAGCGGCACAAATTGATAGTGAACAATTAAAACTTGAATTGAATAGTAAACAAGAAGCATTAGTATCGAcgaaaaatcaaattgatgaattaactaacaaaatcaaacaacaagatcaaACCAAAATAGAATTAATGGAACAATTAACCATGATTAAATCGGAATTAGATGATGCTCGAGCCAATTTATTAGGattagatgaagaaatcattgaattaACTAATATtgttaaattgaaaactgaAACAATGTCAACTACAAAATTagatattcaaaaattaactcatgaattagaaaaatcACAAAATATCAcgaaaaatttgaaaattagaTTAGATGAAATTATAAGTGAACATGAATGGGTAATGGATAATCAAATGGTCACCAATATAATGGATCAATATcctaatattgatattgaagaaacTCGAGaacaattggaattatTACAAGAGAAATTCCAAAGTATGAGACGGAAAGTAAATGTAAACATTATGAGTATGATTGAAAATGttgagaaaaaagaaacttcATTGAAAACCATGgtgaaaacaattgaaaaagataaaagtaaaattgttaataccattaataaattgaatggtTATAAACGTGATACATTAAATACTACTTATCAAAAAGTTTCAAAAGATTTTGGAGCCATTTTCAGTGATTTATTACCAGGATCATTTGCTAAATTAGTACCGATTGATATGATGGATGTAACTAAAGGACTTGAAGTTAAAGTTAAATTAGGTCAAGTTTGGAAAGAAAGTTTAGTGGAATTATCAGGTGGTCAACGATCATTAATTGCtctttcattaattatGGCTTTATTACAATTTAAACCAGCACCAATGTATATATTAGATGAAGTTGATGCTGCATTAGATCTTTCTCATACCCAAAATATTGGTCatttaattaaaacaagATTTAAAGGTTCAcaatttattgttgtttcattAAAAGAAGGAATGTTTACTAATGCTAATCGAGTATTTAGAACTAGATTTCAAGATGGCACATCTATAGTATCTGTCATGTAAAgtaaactaaactaaactaaagTAAAGTAAAATAGTATAGAATAAATGTTTTCATGTTTTCAACTTTGATGGTTATGTGCATACTTGGGTTTATTAATGGGAACACAAAGAATAATCAAGACGCGTGTcacaataattcaattcaattcaattcaattcaattcaattcaattcaatttagtAAATTAACACAAACGTCACAAacattgaataataataataatgttagAACAACCATTCACCCCCCCCttgatataattataataataaatgtacATTAGTTGAAATTCTTTagtaaaataataaaagaataagaaaaaaaaaaaaggggggaGGGGGCAATGTGGgtcttgaaaaaaaagggggcAATAGTATAAGATAATTAAATACAAacataaattattatgagTTGTAGCAGTAGAACTAACTGGGGTTAATTAGTAACAAAAGGACTATGGTtgtagtggtagtggtagtggtagttATAATCaatgtagttgttgttgttgttgttgttgttggcaAAGAATTATAATTAGAGTCGTGTAGATGAGgtgaataaataaattctGTTTCAAGCACGTGATAAACACGTGccaaatgaaattgagTAGAAAACTTGAATACAACAAGGCCAAACAAGGCAAACAACGTAAAGGGCgaaaagagagaaaaaaaaagaaaatttttttatacGGGTTaaccaaaaataatacaataaCAATTACCACAAGTTATAATTATAGAAAGTCACTGATTTGTTTCATTTCCTTCAAACCTTCACTTTATTGCATTCTACATTTATATTTCATTCAACATATATACttttattaataacaaCTAAGacattaataatactaataataactaGTTATAAACTTAttcattttgattttgctaacttgtttctttattttgtttcaattttttgctTGACATTTAACCACCCAACCAATCAACCAATCAACCAactatttatttattttatttgtttgattaACTCATCGTATTCACCAATCAAGAACAACAGTcgctatttttttttttttttttttgcatttaTCTTTAACACAAAATGTCAACACAATCAATACCACTGGTCACACCgtatgattatgatgatgatgatattgacAAGAAATATCGATCGAAAGGttatttccaaaaattttattcattaaGAACATTACTTGTAAGTATTGTTATTGGAATAATAACTCTATTTACAATTTATACTCAAATATCTAATTCTAAATCAGGATATGCTCctaatttatcaactttTGATACATCTCAAGTACAATTTTATGATTTGGCCAATTATAAAGGTTCAGCTAATGGTTGGCAATATGATGAACgagttttattttgtgtTCCATTACGTGATGCTGCACCTCATTTACCAATGTTTTTCTCTcatatgaaaaatttaactTATCCacataatttaattgatttagcATTTTTAGTATCAGATTCTAAAGATGATACAATGGGAGAATTAAAACGTCATTTAATGGAAGTTCAAAAAGATCCAAAATTAGCATTtggagaaattgaaatttttgaaaaagattttgGTCAAGTTATTGGTCAAGGATTTTCTGATCGTCATGGTTTTGCTGCTCAAGGTCCTAGAAGAAAATTAATGGCTAGAGCAAGAAATTGGCTTTGGACAGTAGCAGTTAAACCATATCattcatttgtttattggAGAGATGCTGATGTTGAAACTGTTCCACCAACAATTTTAGAAGATTTAATGCATCATGATAAAGATGTTATTGTTCCTAATGTTTGGCGTCCTTTACCCGATTGGTTAGGTAATCAACAACCTTatgatttaaattcttgGCAAGAAAGTGAAGGAGGTTTACAATTGGCCGATACTTTAGATGAAGATGCTTGTATTGTTGAAGGTTATGTTGAATATCAAACTTGGAGACCTCATTTAGCTTATCTTCGAGATCCTTATGGTGATCCCGAAGTAGAAATGGATTTAGATGGTATTGGTGGGGTTTCTATTTTAACTAAAGCTAATGTATTCCGTCAAGGATCTCATTTCCCAGcattttcatttgaaaAACATGCTGAAACTGAAGCATTTGGGAAATTAAGTAAACGAATGGGATTTTCAGTGGTAGGATTACCTCATTATGTCATTTGGCATATTTATGAACCTTCATCAGATGATTTGAAACATATGGAATGGATGGCTTCAGAAGAAGTTCgtcaacaagaagaagctaaaattaaaaaagttTATGATAAAGTATGGAATAAAGCTTTTGAAGATGTTCAAAATAATTGGgataaagaaagaagtaaatttttgaaaaatactGATATGAGTAATATACGGAAAATTAAAGTTGATTGGTCAGGagttgatgattatgatattgataGAAATTCTCATGATGATAAAAGATTAGCTGATTTTAATCCATAAAAAAGGGAagaaggaaagaaagaaagaaagaaagaagggAAGAAAGAAGTGAAGAAAATAGTTTAAAGGGAAGGTggtaattattattatgtaaCCTCCCCCCTCCTCTTCATCTccatattattaatatttataattcatattttatattcatAGTCATAGTCATAGCCattagtattattgttattgttattattgttgttattgttgttattgttattattgttgttgttgttgttgttgttgtgtttCATATGCATCTTGTAGgtatttttgtaaattgtAAACGATTATCAAGCCGTTCTGAATTCCTTTGatatatttgaatataataaatcgCCAAAACAAGCACTGCCCTTTGGTGAAGTTCGTGGAAAACAtttcatatatatacatatatgaAAATGAATCGAGTATCTCGtgtttttaaataataaaattatacTTAAAGAGTAGAGGATGAAAACCAAGTGGTGATGGGATGCTGCAGGGGAACACGTAggaatgaatgaatgaatgtaCAGCCGGTaagtgtttttttttttttttttttttaacgCGTAACAAATGCCCTTGTCTACTTTTCATACTTTAACTTGCTTGGTCGTACATAAATAAAAGTAGAAAAGAGTTTGGTGTTGTTTCTttgtaaattaaattaaattggcAGGTGAATAATTGAATAGAACCATCATTATAGGATTTATTCATATAAACATTGCAAAAAAggacaaataaaaaaaaaaaaaaaaaaaaaacgaaattaaattaaattaaattggtTGCGAAATTATACACTCCTTcatttactttttttttttttttaaagagGTTCGATTAATCAAGAGAATTCATATTGACTCcccttttttgttttttggaTGCTTGATTGAATACATTATATGGTTCTTTCTTAAAGGgggagagagagagagagagagagagagagatgATATTGCAAATAATTATTtctattatattttaatgTTTAAAGGGTTCGGtatgatttttcaaattgattttttgagtTAATGTTTTCTCAACCACCAACATTTCTTTTGtgttttgtattttgtTGTGCTTTATTCCTATCTTggataaagaattattatcattattatcaactcCTAAAGAAGCTActattaatgatattacATGATCATGCTTCCaccaaaataatattgtttgtacatactatttttttttttttcattcgTGTCGATTCCCtctttctgtttttttttgcaattataattttgaattgtttaaatccatttaaaactattataataaatatgaaTTTATCTCTTTTAAGAAAGATTCAACCCTGATTTATCATTTGTTTATGTTTATAGaaatggttttttttttttttttttttttatggcGTTTTAGCTAGTTTTGGTAACTCTAGtgtaataaattgaataaaatcatttttatttttattattattaacaaaataaaagagATTGGGTCATTGAAATATACAATTcataccaataataataataatagtaatggtaatggtatCCCCTTTCAATaagaattatataaatatcaacGATTTGAAGttattttcaatgattttggagttgttgttgttgttttttttttttttttgtatgttTTGATAGAGTATTAAGAACAACAgtataatgataatgatgatgaattgttgctattctattttcactttaattatatttattttatcaCCTATTGTTTTAACTAAACAagttgtttgtttagttGATAATGTTAAAGTTGCTACTGTTGATTATGATACTGGGATTTGTCCATTTCAACTACCAACTGCCGCATATCCATCTTTATCCAaactgctgctgctgctgctgctgctgctgctgctggtTTTGGTGGATccatttttcatatttcaTTCTCTTGATGATTATAatgttcaattttattattcaattgtcAATGGTCATCGGTATACTACTGATATTAGACATGGTGGATCAATTATTTCTATTGCTgctaaattattatatgaaaaatatacTTCAGTATATAAAGTTCATTTACATAAGATTCCAAAAGCTAATTCAACCGATATCATTAGGAAAAGATTATTTTTGGAGAAAAGTAAACGAATGCAATtactgctgctgctgctgctgctgctgttgttgatgatgatgaaaaaagatttgattgatgattttattattgatattgctGGATCTAGAGGAATCATGGTAGATGAGGTGATTCtttctgttgttgatattgatcaaGTTACTTCTTCAACGAATGGTGGGTCATCTTCTACTAATAGTCTTACTAGAACAGGATTTAGTATTCCAAGTGTGACTTCAACAAAAACTTCCAATTCTCAAACATCTCAAACAATCACTACAACTACTGGTTCTATGACTACTGAAACTATTACCACTACTAAGATTATTACAATTACTTCTTGCAGTAATGATATTTGTCATTTAACCACAGTTCCCGGTAGTTTAATTACCGTTACAGCTACAATCACTCCTGGTTTTTTAACCACTACTTATACTACTTATTTACCTATCAATTCTATGGAAACTGTagtatcaacaaaaattatcaCCATCACTTCATGTAGCgacaacaaccacaacaataATCATGTTTGTCATTCAACTACTGTCCTTGCTACTCCGTCTACGGTAACtgaaacaattgataatacaATAACCGAATACGTTACTTATTGTCCTTTGActaaaaaacaacaacagtattCGCCAAGCGCTACCAGTATTGCTACTGctactgctgctgctgctgctgctgctgctgctgctgttactactactactactagtacTAGTACGGCAACAATTACATCATGTTGGGATAATACTTGTCAAACTCAGGTTACTACTATTGAAGTTGTTGGTGAAGATACAATTACTTATTATGTTACTCATACAATTACTTCTCAAACTAGTAATGAAGCTGTTGTTACGAGTGAGTTGATTTCTAGTCATTATCCAGTATCAACCGTGGCTGCAATTACAACTACTGCTGAAGGTGGAGCTGTTAGCGGTGGTCGTGGTGGTGGTTATGGAGTAGTAGAACAGTTATTGTCgttattgatgattatgatgatgttgtttgtttagtattattagtatatactttgtttaattgatattttagttttctaattgtagtttttttttgggggggCAAATGTTCGCTTGATAACCAACGAGGTCAACCAGTTAAACGCCAGCAAAGTTTACATTTTTTACTTGACAGAAGACATATACACATGGGAGAAGGGGATAAGAAATCAGTTCTAAAAATTATTCCTATTTCAAAGTATTTTTGCTTCTTTACGGTCAATACATGAAATTCTCAAAATCGAAAATTCACCTTTTTCAAACATCTCATAACCATTTTCGGAGACTATTAaccaccaacaccaccaacaccaccaccaccaccaccactattATAGTGTTAGTATAAGTATATGTTTAACCTTTGTAACTATTTCATAATACGCGTTGAAACGGTTACAAACAAGTAAATGGAAGTTGCCTGAAAATTTCATCCCGGATATagtgataataatacttcacaaaaaattaatcaatcaccaccaccgcTACTACTACCTCGTCGTATATTGATAATGTCGAAAAATTTCATTCGTTATGTACTTTCAAATATTGTACTATTTACAAATCAGAAATTATGATCTGATAAAGATTCATAATTTGTGCCAATTATTCCATATTTGATCTCCTTCCTCAAGGTCTAAATTTTTGATCAAAAAACTTGTAGTATCTGTTTACTGACCACGTTCATTTACTTGcaaaaaaagtttaaataaataaataaataaataaataaaaaataaatactAACCATAATTACATAAATCATTTgctttctttctctctccTTCAGGGCTCAATTGCAAtggtttttttgttgttgttgttaagaTAGCCCAGAGTAATAAATTACCtaacaatttgaatatcTCTTGAAATCccggaaaaaaaaaaagaaacgtttaataataataatccaatctggcaagaaaaagaaaaagaagaataataataataatccttATTAACCTCGGCATCAAGTCTGtttcatttaaatgaaaaagggGTATTATTTACGATTAATTATTGTGgtaataatcaatcaatcaatcaatcaatttatgtCAGAAGTGAAATGTGACAGGACAGCGATGGAAAAgtaaagaagaataatcGTAATAACATTCTTCATCGAAACAACTCTCGTATATACCAGCAATTGTGAAAGAGAATAgatcttattattattatcattattatgtAATGACAATAATTAATGTGTTAAGTTTACTTTTATTAACAATAGGGGAATAAcgaattatcattatcattaataggGAGGGTGAGAAATACACacatgaagaagaaataataataatagaaagAAACGATATTGATAGGGGATAATACTTGGTAAATTCTCTTAAAGTTACTCTTGattagaacaaaaaaaactccGGAATCTAAATCTAAAtcacttgttgttgttgttgttgtttaatgTGGTTGTGATTTTAAACAATAAGTTTTCCGTTTTGGAATCATTTGTAGAAGTTTTGGGAAAACTAAGAATTAGGAATTATGGCTTAGATGGGTTTCTTGGGTTt encodes:
- a CDS encoding flocculation protein, putative (Similar to S. cerevisiae FLO9) produces the protein MIMMMNCCYSIFTLIIFILSPIVLTKQVVCLVDNVKVATVDYDTGICPFQLPTAAYPSLSKSSSSSSSSSSSVLVDPFFIFHSLDDYNVQFYYSIVNGHRYTTDIRHGGSIISIAAKLLYEKYTSVYKVHLHKIPKANSTDIIRKRLFLEKSKRMQLSSSSSSSSLLMMMKKDLIDDFIIDIAGSRGIMVDEVILSVVDIDQVTSSTNGGSSSTNSLTRTGFSIPSVTSTKTSNSQTSQTITTTTGSMTTETITTTKIITITSCSNDICHLTTVPGSLITVTATITPGFLTTTYTTYLPINSMETVVSTKIITITSCSDNNHNNNHVCHSTTVLATPSTVTETIDNTITEYVTYCPLTKKQQQYSPSATSIATATAAAAAAAAAAVTTTTTSTSTATITSCWDNTCQTQVTTIEVVGEDTITYYVTHTITSQTSNEAVVTSELISSHYPVSTVAAITTTAEGGAVSGGRGGGYGVVEQLLSLLMIMMMLFV
- a CDS encoding aminonitrophenyl propanediol resistance protein, putative (Similar to S. cerevisiae ANP1); translation: MSTQSIPSVTPYDYDDDDIDKKYRSKGYFQKFYSLRTLLVSIVIGIITLFTIYTQISNSKSGYAPNLSTFDTSQVQFYDLANYKGSANGWQYDERVLFCVPLRDAAPHLPMFFSHMKNLTYPHNLIDLAFLVSDSKDDTMGELKRHLMEVQKDPKLAFGEIEIFEKDFGQVIGQGFSDRHGFAAQGPRRKLMARARNWLWTVAVKPYHSFVYWRDADVETVPPTILEDLMHHDKDVIVPNVWRPLPDWLGNQQPYDLNSWQESEGGLQLADTLDEDACIVEGYVEYQTWRPHLAYLRDPYGDPEVEMDLDGIGGVSILTKANVFRQGSHFPAFSFEKHAETEAFGKLSKRMGFSVVGLPHYVIWHIYEPSSDDLKHMEWMASEEVRQQEEAKIKKVYDKVWNKAFEDVQNNWDKERSKFLKNTDMSNIRKIKVDWSGVDDYDIDRNSHDDKRLADFNP